One Thioclava sp. ES.031 genomic window, GACATGAGAGACTCCTTTTCCGTTTGGCGGGCATGGTGCCGCCATCGCCCGAGCCGGAGCCGGGCGGGGTGGATCGAAAGTGACGAAGCTCGACCCGTGGCGCGAACCGCTGAGGCCGCAGGGACGGTCGAAGCCGGGAAGAAAAAGGTCGCCTCCACCCAAGAAGCTGCCCTCCAAGGCAGAGGCGACAGGTTAAAGACCGCGCAACAAGGGATAGGGGCGCGGCCCTAAGCTCATTCAGCGATGCCGACGATCGACTTCAGGACCGAGGCCCCGACCGTGTATTTCGGGTCGACCATGTTGCCGAGGCGCACGCGCCCGCATTGGGTCAGCAGCATATAGGCGTCGATCTCGTCGAAGCCGAAATCGGCGGCCATCCAGCGGATCAGCTCGCGGTAAGCGCCGCGCGCAGCGTCTTCCATCGGGCGTGCCGAGCCGACCGTCATGTAGAACTCTTCGTTCTCCAGACGCGGCGTGCTGATCGTCCAGTTCTTGATCAGGTCGATGCGCACGGTGGTGACGGTCGGGTGCTCGACCGCGACGCCGCAAAGCTCACCGTCGCCCTGGGCTGCGTGGCAATCCCCGAGGAACAGATACCCGCCCTCGGTCTGCACCGGCAGATAGACGACCGCGCCCGGTGCGACATCGGGAAGGTCCATGTTGCCGCCGTAATAATCCGGCACCAGCGAGGAGATCGCCTCGGCAATCGGAGCCGTGCCGATCGTGCCGATGAAGGGCTCGTAAGGCAGGCTGATCTTGTCGTTCCACTTCGTGCCCTCCTCGACGGTGATGTCGAGCTTGCGCACCACCTCGGGCAGCGGCGCAGTCAGGAGCGCGGTCTCGAAGGTGGGAACCAG contains:
- a CDS encoding acetamidase/formamidase family protein, which codes for MSWFEESIMARKGVAKGQTLEKRTITEEEQGSYPYIYTAGIEPVLTVDPGTVVSAETHDAFEGAIKSETDKPTEILNFPFLNPQNGPIYVNGAEKGDTIAVYIESIVPRGPQPRGTTVIMPEFGGLVPTFETALLTAPLPEVVRKLDITVEEGTKWNDKISLPYEPFIGTIGTAPIAEAISSLVPDYYGGNMDLPDVAPGAVVYLPVQTEGGYLFLGDCHAAQGDGELCGVAVEHPTVTTVRIDLIKNWTISTPRLENEEFYMTVGSARPMEDAARGAYRELIRWMAADFGFDEIDAYMLLTQCGRVRLGNMVDPKYTVGASVLKSIVGIAE